From the genome of uncultured Fibrobacter sp., one region includes:
- a CDS encoding ABC transporter substrate-binding protein — translation KIRYRFMNDQTKALEAFKKQDFNAYAIYTSSIWMKQTDFDAVKKGWAVKQRIFNKEPIGFQGMAINLRKPQFQDVRVRRALSMLLNREAMNEKYMFGQYFLLNSYYPDLWEGNQNPTAPLYKFNPDSARALFAEAGYKVNAQGVLEKDGKAFAINFITSQEDLRHLTLFQEDLKKVGVVATIEQMSQSTLRKRLDDADFDLYWVNWGAGRLRDPEASWHSATALQKGTNNLAGVQDKVVDSLIDLQKTEFDLAKRNEILKALDNRLAEIVPYVLMWQCDHHRILYWNRYGMPEKVLDHFNREDAIPVYWWLDPEKSKKLDAAMKSGESLPIPEYDVK, via the coding sequence AGAAAATCCGCTACCGCTTCATGAACGACCAGACGAAGGCGCTCGAAGCCTTCAAGAAGCAGGACTTCAACGCCTATGCCATCTACACCAGCAGCATCTGGATGAAGCAGACCGACTTCGATGCCGTCAAGAAGGGCTGGGCCGTAAAGCAGAGAATCTTCAACAAGGAACCCATCGGTTTCCAGGGCATGGCCATCAACCTGCGCAAGCCGCAGTTCCAAGACGTTCGCGTGCGCCGCGCCTTGAGCATGCTCCTGAACCGCGAGGCCATGAACGAGAAGTACATGTTCGGCCAGTACTTCTTGCTGAACAGCTACTACCCCGACTTGTGGGAAGGCAACCAGAACCCGACCGCACCGCTCTACAAGTTCAATCCGGACAGCGCCCGTGCCCTCTTTGCCGAAGCGGGCTACAAGGTGAACGCTCAGGGCGTGCTCGAGAAAGACGGCAAGGCTTTCGCCATCAACTTCATCACGAGCCAGGAAGACCTGCGCCACCTCACGCTGTTCCAGGAAGACCTGAAGAAGGTCGGCGTGGTGGCGACTATCGAACAGATGAGCCAGAGCACCTTGCGCAAGCGTCTCGATGATGCTGACTTCGACCTCTACTGGGTGAACTGGGGTGCAGGCCGCCTCCGTGACCCCGAAGCGAGCTGGCATTCCGCCACCGCACTCCAGAAGGGTACGAATAACCTTGCCGGCGTTCAGGATAAAGTTGTCGATAGTCTCATCGACTTGCAGAAAACGGAATTTGACCTTGCCAAGCGCAACGAAATCCTGAAGGCTTTGGATAACCGCCTTGCCGAAATCGTGCCGTACGTGCTTATGTGGCAGTGCGACCACCACCGCATTTTGTACTGGAACCGTTACGGCATGCCCGAAAAGGTGCTGGACCATTTCAACCGCGAAGACGCCATTCCCGTATACTGGTGGCTCGACCCGGAAAAGTCCAAGAAACTTGATGCCGCGATGAAATCCGGCGAAAGCCTGCCGATCCCCGAATACGATGTGAAGTAG
- a CDS encoding T9SS type A sorting domain-containing protein: MKIKSIFLFIWGFLTAGSVFAQGLENNAGFVNLYDDNNGTAYISQGTDSCGNSAIPATAYVFPQFGGALFGGTQFGGSNMEGARCTGARLNTLSRTAFVLDSLMNADWRPAGGNSFWDPLKSGTIVFLSDFDFGQIEVVGGDTVCAVNHTPLKFKPNYGEISGNGFDVKNVCYTEIIDYSVDRVLDTIGFFKELDSVNVHNLVLKNFRFTIKGPDAASSVTPKASYFGPVGGLAGVMTRSLLYDDTLDNVRISAPMAGGLAGYLENSTFLRIFSNDDLIIYNEVDLGDADDYAGGNLTGWGSGYRAYLGGLVAYAVNLNLQDINVISRVQNLSADTSTVVGGLVGMYVLSRRKNNIPEIDSMKIENVTMLKKPLKDRVYTKIFSGKTMGGLIGEVAPYMNQADEIMDLSVNNVAFYGSINRSQGSVVHLGGLIGRSALDGGAKFKISNVDVTPNIKDSLTKADFYEYYSGGLIGEQTCVSTKNEVTSESFVSISNSQTSGPLVLVKKPDVENISANVFMGGFAGSACLARHADALVDNISSMEIKVAISGLQGHTAGGSEVAAIDSLMVGGFVGKAVTRPNTIGSYTDGDSVLTVRNALFNGRVSVTDSLNIVRMGGIFGSFADNAGVLYVAFENVQLDNPSLLALNAGADPAFPVEGSAVVGGLCGYCVMPNKVDHVAIIGDFNVDGDFSQADSLYVGGVFGRLLSSKGFAMENVYHIGTIHPIPGRNLTNDVHEGYLVGLLTLNGTKVFRKIVSTYHNGEDALDAFGKFEGGNAKYLSSAQGDDWSLIENECSGKTKLNGNATCWDVRYNVRNGESEAVNENFNGTKIVASMKMDEFADFLNEPFAENGVEYWARKDGLNDDFPYLLAKPIVTILPSSSSIAVSSSSSVPESSCSFWFPTFSSSSFQFPTFSSSSFQFPTFSSSSITWPWLLSSSSIELPPLVSSSSLFFPPSSSEFVPVVSSSSELPLPVSSSSFELPVSSSALVIIRVPALKIESHKIEWAGSMARLKFNASVDSLAGKVALSVRVLSGASTLVDTLLLDSVPGSVRGASVTFGVNLGDSVVYEIALRGDLDSAFVYGGSWNETRVQRSHWQMVSLADVDLRKLHLDEYHVLYSWDEALEMGDYLQYRAYSRSDEVSGVTGYWYGSYDGVPLKRKVAKYVDNAEIVWNVDSINSGWNMVANPYSWNVDLSAIENSGIEMWSWNVESGEYEIPTELQPYEAIWVQVHGSQTIQFPATPKFEKGTTKSLAKVSALKKSSDGWTIRAILTDDYGKKDSWNLFGTSSEVSKSDEPPSGMGDHVSLSIVEEGRALARSFRPAAEEMEWTLQLSASSERTAYLKLEGLAEAKSTGNKVFVTVDGKTVEAKEGKTIAVKVGILKKTAVVRVAPQAKPEVEYAFKDVRFYRSGSAVNVQFVATNGLAGRNAKVELLDISGKVIASLSAVSVDGKNSVKFPAPEGGLYILRIRSGSQNYAQKVVLR; encoded by the coding sequence ATGAAAATAAAATCCATTTTTTTATTCATTTGGGGATTCCTTACGGCGGGATCCGTCTTTGCTCAGGGATTGGAAAACAATGCGGGCTTTGTAAATCTCTATGATGACAATAATGGTACAGCTTATATTTCGCAGGGAACAGACTCCTGTGGTAATAGTGCGATTCCTGCAACGGCTTACGTTTTTCCTCAGTTCGGTGGTGCGCTGTTCGGTGGCACGCAGTTTGGCGGCAGTAATATGGAAGGGGCAAGGTGTACTGGAGCGAGATTGAATACGCTCTCCCGTACAGCATTTGTTCTTGATTCTTTGATGAATGCGGATTGGCGCCCTGCGGGGGGTAACAGTTTTTGGGATCCGCTGAAGAGCGGAACGATTGTGTTCTTGAGTGATTTTGATTTTGGACAAATTGAAGTCGTTGGCGGAGATACGGTTTGCGCTGTCAACCACACTCCCCTTAAGTTCAAGCCGAATTACGGGGAAATTAGCGGAAACGGGTTTGACGTCAAGAATGTGTGCTATACAGAAATCATTGATTATTCGGTTGATCGCGTTCTCGATACAATTGGTTTTTTCAAGGAACTTGATTCGGTCAATGTCCATAATCTGGTTCTCAAAAATTTTCGTTTTACCATAAAGGGCCCCGATGCGGCTTCTTCCGTGACACCCAAGGCCTCCTATTTCGGGCCTGTTGGTGGTTTGGCGGGCGTAATGACGCGGTCTTTGTTATACGATGACACTTTGGACAATGTCCGAATCTCTGCCCCCATGGCTGGGGGCCTTGCCGGCTATTTGGAAAACAGCACCTTTTTACGGATTTTCAGTAACGACGACCTCATCATCTATAACGAGGTGGACCTGGGCGATGCGGATGACTATGCGGGAGGCAATCTTACGGGTTGGGGGAGCGGTTATCGTGCCTACCTAGGAGGCCTTGTTGCGTATGCCGTGAATCTTAACTTGCAAGATATCAATGTGATCTCCAGGGTCCAGAATCTGTCTGCCGACACGTCTACTGTTGTTGGGGGCCTAGTTGGCATGTATGTGCTTTCTCGGCGGAAAAATAACATCCCCGAAATCGACTCCATGAAAATTGAAAATGTGACAATGCTGAAAAAGCCTTTGAAAGATCGGGTTTATACCAAGATTTTCAGTGGAAAGACGATGGGCGGCCTCATAGGGGAGGTGGCGCCCTACATGAATCAGGCCGACGAAATTATGGATTTGTCAGTGAATAATGTCGCCTTTTATGGTTCTATTAACAGGTCGCAGGGCTCGGTAGTGCATTTGGGCGGCTTGATTGGCCGCAGTGCGCTTGATGGGGGTGCCAAATTCAAAATCAGCAACGTAGATGTGACTCCTAACATTAAGGACTCTCTGACGAAGGCGGATTTTTACGAGTACTATTCTGGCGGCTTGATTGGTGAACAAACTTGCGTATCGACCAAGAACGAAGTAACGAGCGAATCGTTTGTTTCTATTTCCAATTCCCAAACTAGCGGACCGCTCGTGCTGGTTAAAAAGCCGGATGTCGAGAACATAAGTGCCAACGTATTCATGGGTGGCTTTGCCGGTAGCGCTTGCCTTGCCCGTCATGCGGATGCCTTGGTGGATAATATCTCGTCGATGGAAATAAAAGTCGCTATAAGCGGCCTTCAAGGGCATACCGCCGGAGGCAGCGAAGTCGCTGCAATTGATTCTTTGATGGTGGGTGGCTTTGTCGGTAAGGCCGTGACTCGGCCCAATACGATTGGATCGTACACGGACGGAGATTCCGTCTTGACGGTGCGCAACGCCCTGTTCAATGGCCGTGTTTCGGTGACCGATAGCCTGAACATCGTCCGTATGGGTGGTATTTTCGGTTCGTTTGCCGATAATGCGGGCGTCCTCTATGTGGCCTTTGAAAATGTCCAGCTGGACAATCCGTCCTTGCTTGCCCTCAATGCCGGGGCGGATCCTGCATTCCCGGTAGAGGGTTCTGCTGTTGTGGGCGGGCTTTGCGGTTACTGCGTCATGCCGAACAAAGTGGACCATGTCGCGATTATCGGCGACTTCAACGTGGATGGGGATTTCTCCCAGGCCGACTCCCTGTATGTAGGTGGCGTATTCGGACGCTTGCTGAGCAGCAAGGGCTTTGCTATGGAGAATGTGTACCATATCGGCACAATCCATCCGATTCCTGGCAGGAACCTTACGAACGATGTTCACGAGGGTTACTTGGTCGGCCTGCTTACGCTGAACGGAACGAAGGTGTTCAGGAAAATTGTTTCCACGTACCATAATGGTGAGGATGCTCTTGATGCCTTTGGCAAGTTCGAGGGGGGCAATGCCAAATATTTGTCGTCGGCGCAGGGCGATGATTGGAGCCTAATCGAGAACGAGTGCAGTGGCAAGACCAAGTTGAACGGCAATGCCACGTGTTGGGATGTGCGTTACAATGTCCGTAATGGTGAGTCCGAGGCGGTTAACGAGAATTTCAACGGCACAAAGATTGTTGCTTCTATGAAGATGGATGAATTTGCTGACTTCCTGAACGAACCGTTTGCCGAGAATGGTGTTGAATATTGGGCCCGCAAGGATGGCTTGAACGATGACTTCCCGTACCTGCTTGCGAAGCCGATTGTCACCATTCTTCCGTCATCGTCTTCTATAGCCGTATCCAGTTCTTCTTCGGTCCCGGAAAGCTCCTGTTCGTTCTGGTTCCCGACATTCAGCTCGAGCTCGTTCCAGTTCCCGACATTCAGCTCGAGCTCGTTCCAGTTCCCGACATTCAGTTCCAGTTCTATCACATGGCCGTGGCTGCTCAGTTCTAGTTCGATTGAATTGCCTCCGCTTGTTAGTTCCAGTTCCTTGTTCTTCCCGCCCAGTTCTTCGGAGTTCGTGCCGGTTGTCTCCAGTTCTTCTGAGCTGCCGCTACCCGTGTCGTCATCTTCGTTCGAACTGCCCGTTTCTAGCAGTGCTTTGGTAATTATTCGTGTCCCGGCTCTCAAAATCGAGTCGCACAAGATAGAGTGGGCTGGCTCCATGGCGCGTCTCAAGTTTAACGCCAGTGTGGATTCCCTGGCCGGTAAGGTTGCGCTGTCGGTCCGCGTGTTGTCCGGTGCTTCTACCTTGGTCGATACGCTGTTGCTCGATTCCGTACCCGGTTCCGTGCGCGGTGCATCTGTGACCTTTGGTGTGAACCTCGGCGACTCGGTTGTCTATGAAATTGCCTTGCGTGGCGATTTGGATTCCGCCTTTGTTTATGGGGGCTCCTGGAATGAAACTCGTGTCCAGAGGAGCCACTGGCAGATGGTTTCGCTCGCCGATGTCGATCTTCGCAAGTTGCACTTGGACGAATACCATGTGCTCTATAGCTGGGACGAGGCTTTGGAGATGGGCGACTACTTGCAGTACCGTGCCTATTCCCGCTCCGATGAGGTCTCCGGGGTGACTGGGTACTGGTATGGTTCCTATGATGGAGTTCCCCTGAAACGCAAGGTTGCCAAGTATGTCGATAATGCTGAAATTGTCTGGAATGTCGACAGTATCAATAGTGGCTGGAACATGGTGGCCAACCCCTATAGTTGGAACGTTGACCTGTCTGCGATAGAGAATTCCGGTATTGAGATGTGGAGCTGGAACGTTGAGTCTGGCGAATACGAAATCCCGACGGAACTGCAGCCTTATGAGGCCATCTGGGTACAGGTGCATGGGTCGCAGACTATCCAGTTCCCCGCGACTCCGAAATTCGAGAAGGGGACAACGAAGTCCCTGGCGAAAGTTTCTGCGCTCAAGAAGTCGTCTGACGGTTGGACTATCCGTGCAATCTTGACCGATGACTATGGCAAGAAGGATTCCTGGAACCTGTTTGGTACGAGCAGCGAGGTATCCAAGAGTGACGAGCCGCCTTCTGGCATGGGAGATCATGTGTCGCTCTCGATTGTCGAGGAGGGCCGCGCACTTGCGAGGTCGTTCAGGCCTGCGGCAGAAGAAATGGAATGGACTCTCCAGTTGAGTGCGTCGAGTGAGAGAACTGCGTATCTTAAATTGGAGGGTCTTGCCGAAGCGAAGTCGACGGGCAACAAAGTGTTCGTGACGGTGGACGGCAAGACGGTCGAGGCGAAGGAAGGCAAGACGATTGCCGTAAAGGTCGGTATCCTCAAGAAGACGGCTGTCGTCCGTGTGGCCCCGCAAGCCAAGCCCGAGGTGGAATACGCTTTCAAGGATGTCCGTTTCTATCGTAGCGGTAGCGCCGTCAATGTCCAGTTCGTGGCAACAAATGGACTTGCAGGCCGGAACGCGAAGGTGGAACTCTTGGATATTTCCGGGAAGGTGATTGCATCGCTGTCGGCAGTCTCTGTGGATGGCAAGAACAGCGTGAAATTCCCGGCTCCAGAAGGGGGGCTCTATATCCTCAGAATCCGTTCCGGGAGCCAAAATTACGCCCAAAAAGTCGTCTTGCGCTAA
- a CDS encoding T9SS type A sorting domain-containing protein, producing MRISAGLTLRMVAIFLMASFSVAFAGPEVLAPKPHFNIEYYISDGEVVRTFNKSGLSIYSFMPVVRAIDAEDMDVIPYFSVVDSSGLNAMDLDSIVVKTPTQVLFYAYDDCRRKFFFQDFVKGLHEDADIQMYYSATVGKPILTNLRISNDGALPIEVMLSAIKVELLPGASDYVPFVTDVRVYPKSEGDQYPDSLYMFFSIEYNGNNSDLNPSSASLAALEALHFKKVIRSDTVDLNGVLKKALKILDDDDSIELSSILFKIEFFATSRKRLHSFVFTKDVDSTFYDESWVDSIDATAGDREFPRVYRVGACFDGWSVDNLDAGVRLFRSSDFNTMLLHREDEVLFMKPNWRYSPECAGVDVTLDADHGGAELFQVVSGDTIVHSFRDVLKVPRSSSMFTFFVRTVPDSAFVLDGMMSYKTMYNTPKLTKNGKRTEISGTLSDGGKIFVVGPTQLKARFVPGPDPEPLMVIVESGLEVSGNAARLRYSTGEMNIFRKVGFRVTVKGPEGYIVDSLLVDFAEAVVLEGEWRLVPAPVGEYVVEAKVFHDLDSARYVDTLRVAGEMAIDTGAWAMVSLSGVDMEKLKWDDDQLFYHWDESYGGAEFLQYRRLKRGSKPSAVDGYWYNSLEGRALSLAGETAGEAAFAWELDSLNSGWNLVANPHGYYVDLHADVAGDSVQFWRWNPKTREYEIPTVLGPYEAVWAKVDRAITWALDGEPVFDSLLWNGPAMTRMALAKKDENDGWELRIVLKDRQGHMDSWNILGASAREFSQEEPPSAMGDYVNLSVLGERGLHLARSVKPFAKDGAYEWTLELQAGSERDAFISVEGVAALRSSGLRVFLTVDGNTEELSDGDSVGVKLLARAREATIRVASTPKVPVTYSLNSLKFRQSPGQLHVGFVASAGLAGKPAKVELLDLQGRVVSSALFNARDGFNDANLRVARSGIFIARVKVGGQSLVSRVAIR from the coding sequence ATGAGGATATCTGCAGGATTGACATTGCGTATGGTCGCCATTTTTCTGATGGCGTCCTTTTCTGTTGCTTTTGCAGGCCCCGAAGTCCTCGCGCCGAAACCGCACTTTAATATTGAATACTACATATCGGATGGAGAGGTCGTTAGGACCTTCAATAAGAGTGGGTTGTCCATTTATTCCTTTATGCCCGTCGTGCGAGCGATAGATGCCGAAGATATGGATGTCATCCCGTACTTCAGCGTAGTGGACAGTAGCGGGTTAAATGCAATGGATCTGGATAGCATCGTTGTAAAGACCCCGACTCAGGTCTTGTTCTATGCGTATGATGATTGCAGAAGGAAGTTCTTTTTCCAAGATTTCGTGAAAGGCTTGCATGAGGATGCCGACATCCAGATGTATTACAGTGCGACGGTAGGCAAACCTATCTTGACAAATTTGAGAATCTCCAATGATGGCGCTTTACCCATAGAAGTCATGCTGTCGGCAATCAAAGTGGAATTGTTGCCGGGCGCTTCCGATTACGTGCCTTTCGTGACCGATGTCCGAGTGTATCCTAAATCCGAGGGTGACCAGTATCCCGATAGCCTGTATATGTTCTTCTCGATAGAGTATAACGGAAATAATTCCGATTTAAACCCTTCTTCTGCATCGTTGGCCGCATTGGAGGCGCTTCACTTTAAAAAGGTTATCCGCTCCGACACGGTTGATTTGAACGGGGTGCTCAAAAAAGCGTTGAAAATCCTTGATGATGATGACTCGATTGAACTGAGCTCAATCCTGTTCAAAATAGAATTCTTCGCTACATCGCGTAAACGCTTGCATTCGTTTGTTTTCACGAAGGATGTTGATAGTACTTTTTATGACGAATCGTGGGTGGATTCGATTGATGCCACTGCAGGAGATAGAGAATTCCCGAGAGTCTATCGCGTGGGGGCTTGTTTTGATGGTTGGTCTGTCGATAATCTTGACGCTGGCGTTCGGTTGTTTAGAAGTTCCGATTTCAACACGATGCTGCTCCATCGCGAAGACGAAGTCCTGTTCATGAAACCGAACTGGAGGTATAGCCCGGAATGCGCCGGAGTCGATGTGACACTTGATGCCGACCACGGAGGTGCGGAACTGTTCCAAGTGGTTTCTGGCGATACGATAGTCCACAGTTTCCGCGATGTGCTTAAGGTCCCTCGCAGTTCAAGTATGTTCACGTTCTTTGTGCGCACGGTTCCCGATTCCGCCTTTGTGCTTGATGGAATGATGTCGTACAAGACAATGTATAATACGCCTAAATTGACAAAGAACGGGAAGCGTACGGAAATTTCGGGCACACTATCGGATGGCGGTAAAATTTTTGTTGTGGGCCCGACTCAGTTAAAAGCTCGGTTTGTTCCTGGCCCTGATCCCGAACCGCTTATGGTCATTGTCGAATCCGGACTCGAAGTTTCGGGCAACGCGGCGCGGCTCCGCTATAGCACTGGGGAGATGAACATTTTCCGCAAGGTTGGTTTCCGCGTGACGGTCAAGGGGCCGGAAGGCTACATTGTGGATTCTCTGCTTGTGGATTTTGCGGAGGCGGTCGTGCTCGAAGGGGAATGGCGGCTTGTGCCGGCGCCTGTGGGCGAATACGTCGTCGAGGCGAAGGTGTTCCATGATTTGGATTCCGCCCGCTATGTCGATACCCTGCGTGTTGCGGGCGAGATGGCTATCGATACGGGCGCCTGGGCGATGGTTTCGCTCTCGGGCGTCGACATGGAAAAACTCAAATGGGATGACGACCAGTTGTTCTACCATTGGGATGAGTCTTACGGTGGAGCCGAGTTCCTGCAGTATCGCCGGCTGAAACGTGGGAGCAAGCCTTCGGCAGTTGACGGCTACTGGTATAACAGTCTGGAAGGCCGCGCGCTTTCGCTTGCCGGGGAAACTGCGGGCGAGGCTGCGTTTGCGTGGGAACTCGACAGCCTGAACAGTGGCTGGAACTTGGTGGCGAACCCGCACGGCTATTATGTGGACCTGCATGCCGATGTTGCCGGTGATTCCGTGCAGTTCTGGCGTTGGAACCCGAAAACCCGCGAATACGAAATCCCGACGGTCCTTGGCCCGTACGAAGCTGTATGGGCGAAGGTGGACAGGGCCATAACCTGGGCTCTGGATGGCGAACCCGTTTTCGACAGTTTGCTGTGGAATGGCCCTGCGATGACTCGCATGGCTCTTGCGAAAAAAGACGAGAACGATGGCTGGGAACTCCGGATTGTGCTCAAGGATAGGCAAGGGCACATGGATTCGTGGAATATTTTGGGGGCATCGGCCCGTGAATTTAGCCAAGAAGAACCGCCCTCCGCCATGGGCGACTATGTGAATCTGTCTGTGCTCGGGGAACGTGGCTTGCATTTGGCAAGGTCGGTGAAGCCTTTTGCGAAGGATGGCGCCTACGAATGGACGCTGGAACTGCAAGCCGGGAGCGAGCGTGATGCCTTTATCTCGGTCGAAGGGGTTGCGGCCCTGCGCTCAAGCGGCTTGCGCGTGTTCCTCACCGTTGACGGTAATACAGAAGAACTTTCGGACGGCGACAGTGTTGGGGTAAAGCTCCTTGCTCGCGCTAGAGAGGCGACGATTCGTGTGGCCTCCACTCCGAAGGTCCCGGTAACCTACTCTTTAAACAGTCTCAAGTTCCGTCAGTCCCCCGGCCAGTTGCATGTCGGTTTTGTCGCAAGTGCTGGCCTTGCCGGGAAACCTGCGAAAGTGGAACTCCTGGATTTGCAGGGGAGGGTGGTTTCCTCGGCCCTCTTCAATGCTCGGGATGGCTTCAATGACGCCAATCTCCGTGTTGCCCGTTCGGGAATCTTTATTGCCCGAGTGAAAGTCGGGGGGCAAAGTCTGGTTTCTAGGGTGGCAATCCGGTAA
- a CDS encoding SLC13 family permease: MTKAKFIKFIIASLLAIAALFLPYESLGFDAASPMGILNPLEIRVIGVFVMAALFWILQPFPIWSTSMLVIVLMIVTMSDSALAPFRVDGVTMISHKSVMATFANPIIMLFLGGFFLAAAATKYKMDLNLARVLLKPFGKNPKFVLLGLMLITAVFSMFMSNTATAAMMLAILAPVLKLFDEDDRGKAAFALAIPLGANIGGMGTPIGTPPNAIALGALNDAVARGDLVANPVSFGQWMAFGIPYVIILMVIAWLLLLKIYPIKMKEMVLNIEGAGKFDTSPKAIIVYITFVVCVLLWVTGKGVHGINDNAIAMIPMAVFALTGVITKKDLNAMSWDVLWLVAGGFALGVGLNATGLAAHLIKTIPFASWSPIALMIGCGIICLFMANFMSHTSTATLLVPILCAVGIACQDNLVGLGGVTALLVSVAFASSLGMSLPISTPPNALAHATGYTDTNGMAKTGVVMGLSGLVLSWVMMIFLAKVNFFGTPVPKAAEAAPVAPAAVEKVVDSAKVEAPAAEVVVDSAKVAEPAEAAAAPAESTPAELQTK, from the coding sequence ATGACAAAGGCTAAATTCATCAAATTCATCATTGCGTCGTTGCTTGCCATCGCCGCCCTCTTCTTGCCCTACGAATCCCTCGGATTCGATGCCGCAAGCCCCATGGGAATCCTGAATCCGCTCGAAATTCGCGTCATTGGCGTTTTCGTCATGGCTGCCCTTTTCTGGATTCTGCAACCGTTCCCGATTTGGTCCACCTCGATGCTTGTCATCGTGCTCATGATTGTCACGATGTCGGATTCGGCTCTCGCCCCGTTCCGTGTGGACGGCGTGACGATGATTAGCCACAAGTCCGTCATGGCGACTTTTGCGAACCCGATTATCATGCTCTTCTTGGGCGGGTTCTTCCTCGCCGCTGCCGCGACCAAGTACAAGATGGACTTGAACCTGGCCCGCGTGCTCCTGAAGCCCTTCGGCAAGAACCCGAAGTTCGTGCTCCTCGGCCTCATGCTTATCACTGCCGTGTTCTCGATGTTCATGAGCAACACTGCCACCGCTGCCATGATGCTCGCCATCCTCGCTCCGGTGCTCAAGCTCTTCGACGAAGATGACCGTGGTAAGGCTGCCTTTGCTCTTGCCATTCCGCTCGGTGCCAACATCGGTGGTATGGGCACCCCGATCGGTACGCCTCCTAACGCTATCGCCCTTGGTGCCCTGAACGACGCTGTTGCCCGTGGCGACCTCGTTGCGAACCCCGTCTCCTTTGGCCAGTGGATGGCCTTCGGTATCCCGTACGTGATTATTTTGATGGTCATCGCTTGGCTCCTCCTCCTCAAGATTTATCCGATCAAGATGAAGGAAATGGTCCTCAACATTGAAGGTGCCGGCAAGTTCGACACGAGCCCCAAGGCCATCATCGTCTATATTACTTTCGTTGTGTGCGTGCTCCTGTGGGTGACCGGTAAGGGTGTCCATGGTATTAACGATAACGCAATCGCCATGATCCCGATGGCTGTCTTCGCCCTCACCGGCGTGATTACCAAGAAGGACTTGAACGCGATGAGCTGGGACGTGCTCTGGCTCGTGGCCGGTGGCTTCGCTCTCGGTGTTGGCCTCAATGCGACTGGCCTTGCTGCCCACCTTATCAAGACGATCCCGTTTGCTAGCTGGTCTCCGATTGCTTTGATGATCGGTTGCGGCATCATCTGCCTCTTCATGGCAAACTTCATGAGCCACACCTCTACGGCAACGCTTTTGGTCCCGATTCTCTGCGCTGTGGGTATTGCCTGCCAGGACAACCTCGTTGGCCTCGGTGGCGTGACTGCCCTCCTCGTGTCTGTCGCATTCGCCAGCTCTCTCGGTATGAGCCTCCCGATTTCTACGCCACCTAACGCCCTTGCCCACGCTACCGGTTACACCGACACGAACGGCATGGCAAAGACAGGTGTCGTGATGGGTCTTTCTGGCCTTGTCCTCTCCTGGGTGATGATGATCTTCCTCGCCAAGGTGAACTTCTTCGGTACGCCGGTTCCTAAGGCCGCCGAAGCCGCTCCGGTCGCTCCTGCTGCCGTAGAAAAGGTTGTCGATTCCGCCAAGGTCGAAGCTCCTGCCGCCGAAGTAGTTGTTGATTCTGCAAAGGTCGCTGAGCCTGCCGAAGCGGCCGCCGCTCCTGCGGAATCCACTCCGGCCGAACTCCAGACCAAGTAA